In BD1-7 clade bacterium, one genomic interval encodes:
- the aceK gene encoding Isocitrate dehydrogenase kinase/phosphatase: MGKSTGDRISQAIYNGFGAFFCEFQNITLGAQARFETADWISVHTAMHSRLDVYKRCIRSVADLIAMIAQDEVNSPDLWRHAKIAYQRKCAGDANEDILQTFFNSVYCLMFDHRNIRDAFAFVSNPGLPTNEPDMSTILRDYPLNVGLQDSVREVLNDLSFRLPYENIERDTRHIVHTIHYELIKRLAPGERVTAAQFLDSLFYRNKAAYLVGRIFIGDAIRPFVVVFQNNEQGGIYVDTVLFDEDLVSRIFSFTRSYFMVDALSPGLYVQFLSTIMPRKQTFELYSLLGFGKHAKTDFVRKAVAHTQQASDEYEIAPGIRGMVMLVFTLPSFDYVYKIIKQRFTPPKDMTREQVRSKYRLVKRWDRVGRMADTQEFSNLVFDRRKFSDELMQELEKEVPSLIESRGNALILKHVYIERKMIPLNMYLNQIDEAETDRIMQEYGMAIKELAAANIFAGDMLLKNFGVTRHGRVVFYDYDEVCLLTECNFRKIPEPKTEEQAMSNQPWYSIAPEDIFPEEFRIFLSGHKKARHSFEKFHRDLYDADYWKQLQENIIAGDVPSVYPYPDNYRFRTITMHSTTNI, translated from the coding sequence ATGGGCAAAAGCACTGGCGATAGAATTTCTCAGGCTATATACAACGGCTTCGGCGCATTTTTCTGCGAATTTCAAAATATCACACTGGGTGCCCAAGCCCGCTTCGAAACCGCTGACTGGATATCCGTGCATACGGCAATGCACTCGCGCCTTGATGTGTACAAACGTTGCATTCGTTCAGTGGCCGATCTCATCGCTATGATTGCGCAAGACGAGGTTAACAGTCCTGATTTGTGGCGACACGCCAAGATCGCCTATCAGCGAAAATGCGCGGGAGATGCCAACGAAGATATCCTGCAAACATTTTTCAATTCCGTTTATTGCCTGATGTTTGATCACAGAAATATCCGTGACGCCTTTGCCTTTGTCAGCAACCCTGGGCTGCCCACAAACGAACCGGACATGTCGACAATCTTGCGTGATTACCCGTTAAATGTAGGCCTACAGGATTCCGTTCGAGAGGTACTCAATGATCTAAGTTTCCGACTGCCCTATGAGAACATCGAACGAGACACCCGGCATATCGTACATACCATTCACTACGAACTCATCAAACGACTGGCACCTGGCGAGCGCGTAACAGCGGCACAATTTCTCGACTCATTGTTTTACCGCAACAAGGCGGCCTATTTAGTTGGCCGTATTTTTATTGGTGATGCGATCCGCCCGTTTGTTGTTGTTTTTCAGAACAACGAACAAGGCGGCATTTATGTCGATACAGTGTTGTTCGACGAAGATCTAGTGAGCCGCATATTCAGTTTTACCCGAAGCTATTTCATGGTGGATGCCCTAAGCCCCGGTCTGTATGTACAGTTTTTATCCACCATCATGCCGCGCAAACAAACGTTCGAGCTCTATTCGTTACTCGGTTTTGGTAAACATGCAAAAACCGACTTCGTGCGCAAAGCCGTAGCACATACTCAACAAGCTAGCGACGAATATGAAATAGCCCCCGGCATTCGCGGCATGGTTATGCTGGTGTTTACGCTGCCCTCGTTTGACTATGTTTATAAAATCATCAAACAACGATTTACGCCTCCCAAAGATATGACGCGCGAGCAGGTTCGCAGTAAATATAGACTGGTAAAACGTTGGGATCGGGTGGGCCGCATGGCAGATACCCAAGAGTTTTCGAATCTGGTTTTTGATCGACGAAAATTCTCAGACGAACTGATGCAAGAACTCGAAAAAGAAGTACCGTCACTGATTGAATCTCGCGGTAACGCACTCATCCTTAAACACGTTTACATCGAACGCAAAATGATTCCGCTAAATATGTATTTGAACCAGATCGATGAGGCAGAAACCGACCGCATCATGCAGGAATATGGCATGGCCATTAAAGAATTGGCTGCGGCGAATATCTTTGCCGGCGATATGCTATTGAAAAACTTCGGAGTGACGCGCCACGGCCGCGTAGTTTTTTATGATTACGATGAGGTCTGCCTGTTGACCGAGTGTAACTTCCGCAAAATACCAGAGCCGAAGACGGAAGAACAAGCCATGAGCAATCAGCCATGGTACTCCATCGCACCCGAGGATATATTTCCGGAGGAGTTCCGCATATTTTTATCCGGGCACAAAAAAGCGCGCCATAGTTTTGAGAAATTTCACCGAGATTTATACGATGCGGATTACTGGAAACAGCTGCAAGAAAACATCATCGCCGGTGATGTTCCGAGTGTCTATCCCTACCCCGACAACTACCGTTTTCGCACCATAACAATGCACTCAACAACTAATATATAG